One stretch of Roseimicrobium sp. ORNL1 DNA includes these proteins:
- the vccA gene encoding Verru_Chthon cassette protein A, with translation MNHVEPLKTPTRRRGIALVVTVSVLALATILLLAMFSVTESEYKSTQSYAAGQTAKLLGEDAVNLVISQIQSGSQQDSGYPGREFHATQPGLVRRYTENGAFYSGHKLYSDSRMTEVAMGSAGETALTDDLPPTDWNSSINIGRYVDLNEPAVTADAAGNVRVLFPIVDPRAFMRDPNSQVTGAALVEGFSYSDKLETSQGGNAPLNGVVLPTGGAGDGSNLRLPMPVEWIYVLKDGTMGTLDAGRTFVGSGGARPSAQNPIVGRFAFWTDDESCKVNINTASEPTYWGLPITYHERAHLWAERPPTIYEYQRFPGHPATVALSTIFYPNQDLDQYGKPTSEVQKIIDMKEAIYQIIPKINNGGSIAGTVPFAPDDLDRAQAEKVNIADSIRERLYASLDELLFSQQFNGTSRTQNDLRVQGQPLITPAVLERSRFFLTANSRSPEFSMMGVPRVAMWPVADESLLQSRRTIYDKLIAFCATLDSNRQGEGGQTANTYFFRRKDAHSSSTDVNLTRNKQLLDYLYSMMSSTYPRGTLGSGSSFLAKYGEKDTRQIVVSIFDYVRSTNLYDGFLAEKLNNLRDGQNGVIDSPLKAYTERDKIIKKDLPVDNKYNTYTEPRYRTKRVQDDSGRGGDIPDVVVADKAFPGHGQVSPSHWRVGTETYMGYARSVTVSEAALHFICTADGKNDDTSFRMWEKVGASWVKGSQVSGGRSAPRIKINQIEQVPSAIPEMAKFGPTDVPEEEMKWYSNYPPFPARDAPRYGADPLVPKSNPKWAGYHPGYNPQNWNLSLPDDTPLAQDEKRIQACLQLELFCPSVGWGKLHPELTFVLDGTAVSAITVSGQSIFSTTGDLVVKSEGSKDGNDSGVRGIFEQRDASPSGGTASFKNLVVDKRVHTIGRMSADPDYNSGAGGGEHANMANLDLVSSFITVKRDQYMTFTVPRPIKLDIYDDHDWQGREPIQTINLTFPVGPTTVMTPDIVCNTTARRDFYNTNGDRYLQRAIEAPRWWAFNWAGAVNRYKGDAEDYLRRPENIKERIKEEYVGDNIRCCGRLRIDGRTDGVFEAPNQSANNKFPTDQQFIYGASPTYNLVKNKFTDRDNPKEHYGTDVVRSIIPKYGDYRLIAARRVVPGDMWVPHPLWDYKDIAMAHNLTSADSDREPGFDRSGQPGVEDDPTRRLVKNTNQAESYENPKIPDMPHTPEAAAAAARYRDFDNAVGPTRDGAYINKPDEGNFSARYFWIQNATRLYRNAYFHKTWETDSAGDMYFTPNRMIQSPVMFGSLPTGVFGGQPGPQADAATHGVPWRTLLFRPDVTYPSGGASHAGMVVPRDHYVLDLFFMPVVEPYAISEPLSVAGRINVNYQIMPFTHIRRATGLHAVLKGELMNAVPKKQGKNYLKAKDPNVFPQKFWEENRSDKAIPNDQIQYFHRKINIAETLKQLDERFNLSTKAPADGRGLLRSASQFCEIHLIPADLPSGAVAGYANANINIQAISNDTTRKQELGRFWEAHALTGDNMRERPYANIYPRITSRTNTFRVHVRAQSIRKARSTDPAVFVPEADSVLSEYRGSTLIERYIDPNDTRIPEYADGTNPLGKPPLDSFYRFRVLENKRFVP, from the coding sequence ATGAACCACGTAGAACCTCTCAAAACTCCGACCCGTCGCCGCGGTATCGCCTTGGTCGTCACAGTGAGTGTCCTCGCGCTAGCTACCATCCTGTTGCTGGCCATGTTCTCGGTCACCGAGTCGGAATACAAATCGACCCAAAGCTATGCTGCCGGGCAAACCGCGAAGCTTTTGGGGGAAGATGCGGTGAACCTGGTGATCAGCCAGATTCAGTCCGGCTCTCAACAGGACTCCGGGTATCCTGGTCGTGAGTTTCATGCAACGCAACCGGGGCTCGTTCGTCGCTATACAGAAAACGGGGCATTTTACAGTGGGCACAAGCTGTATTCGGACTCGCGGATGACCGAAGTCGCCATGGGCTCTGCTGGCGAGACGGCATTGACGGACGATCTGCCTCCCACAGATTGGAACTCTTCAATAAACATTGGGCGCTATGTGGACCTGAATGAGCCGGCGGTCACCGCGGACGCTGCAGGAAATGTGCGGGTATTGTTCCCGATTGTGGATCCGCGCGCGTTCATGCGTGATCCCAATTCGCAGGTGACGGGTGCAGCGCTCGTGGAGGGTTTCTCATACTCTGACAAACTGGAAACCAGCCAGGGAGGGAATGCGCCGCTGAACGGCGTCGTCCTGCCTACAGGAGGTGCAGGGGACGGCTCCAATCTCCGTCTGCCCATGCCGGTGGAATGGATTTATGTTCTGAAGGATGGCACCATGGGCACCCTGGATGCAGGGCGCACATTCGTCGGTTCGGGCGGCGCCAGGCCCTCTGCTCAAAACCCGATTGTGGGAAGATTCGCGTTCTGGACGGACGATGAGAGCTGCAAAGTGAATATCAATACGGCGTCCGAACCCACCTACTGGGGCCTGCCTATCACATACCATGAACGTGCTCACCTGTGGGCGGAAAGGCCGCCGACGATTTATGAATATCAGAGGTTCCCAGGCCACCCCGCGACCGTGGCGCTGAGTACGATATTCTATCCGAATCAGGACCTGGACCAATACGGGAAGCCTACTTCCGAGGTCCAGAAAATCATCGACATGAAAGAGGCCATCTACCAGATCATCCCCAAAATCAACAATGGGGGCTCGATAGCTGGGACCGTGCCGTTTGCGCCGGATGACTTGGATCGCGCCCAGGCGGAAAAAGTGAACATCGCAGACTCCATTCGTGAGCGCTTGTATGCGAGCCTGGATGAATTGCTCTTTTCACAACAGTTCAACGGAACTTCCAGAACACAAAATGATCTCCGCGTGCAAGGGCAGCCCCTGATCACTCCCGCAGTGCTGGAGCGTTCCCGGTTTTTCCTCACGGCGAACAGCCGTTCGCCGGAATTCAGCATGATGGGGGTGCCGCGGGTGGCCATGTGGCCGGTTGCCGACGAATCCCTCCTGCAGTCGCGCCGCACCATCTATGATAAGCTCATCGCCTTCTGTGCCACACTCGACTCCAATCGTCAGGGTGAGGGTGGACAGACTGCCAACACCTATTTCTTCCGCAGGAAGGACGCGCACAGCTCCTCCACTGATGTGAACCTCACCCGTAATAAACAGCTGCTGGACTACCTGTACAGCATGATGTCGTCCACCTATCCTCGAGGCACGCTGGGAAGCGGCAGCAGCTTCCTTGCGAAATACGGCGAGAAGGACACGCGGCAGATCGTGGTCTCAATTTTTGACTACGTTCGCTCCACCAACCTTTATGACGGCTTTCTTGCGGAAAAGCTCAATAACCTGAGGGATGGCCAGAACGGTGTCATAGACTCCCCCCTTAAAGCCTACACGGAGAGGGATAAAATCATCAAAAAGGATCTCCCGGTGGACAACAAATACAATACCTACACGGAACCGCGGTACAGGACAAAGCGTGTCCAGGATGACAGCGGCAGGGGGGGGGACATTCCTGACGTCGTGGTGGCTGACAAGGCCTTTCCCGGCCATGGCCAGGTGTCACCGTCCCACTGGCGCGTGGGCACGGAAACCTACATGGGATATGCCCGCAGTGTGACGGTGTCGGAAGCGGCCCTTCACTTCATCTGCACGGCGGATGGCAAGAACGACGATACCAGTTTCAGGATGTGGGAAAAGGTGGGCGCTAGCTGGGTGAAGGGTTCGCAGGTGAGCGGGGGACGCTCGGCCCCTAGGATTAAGATCAACCAAATTGAGCAAGTTCCCTCAGCCATTCCTGAGATGGCCAAGTTTGGCCCTACAGACGTTCCTGAAGAGGAAATGAAATGGTACTCCAACTATCCACCCTTCCCCGCGCGTGATGCACCGAGGTACGGAGCGGACCCCCTGGTGCCCAAGAGTAATCCGAAATGGGCCGGCTATCATCCTGGCTACAATCCCCAAAACTGGAATCTCTCGCTTCCAGATGACACGCCCCTTGCACAAGATGAAAAACGCATCCAGGCGTGCCTGCAACTGGAGCTTTTCTGCCCCTCCGTGGGTTGGGGCAAGCTTCATCCCGAGCTTACCTTCGTTCTGGATGGCACGGCCGTGAGTGCCATTACGGTCAGTGGCCAGTCGATCTTCAGCACCACGGGAGACCTTGTCGTAAAGTCAGAAGGCTCCAAGGATGGCAATGACTCGGGTGTCAGAGGCATTTTCGAGCAGCGGGATGCCTCTCCCAGCGGTGGCACGGCGAGCTTTAAAAATCTCGTGGTTGACAAGCGAGTTCACACCATCGGGAGAATGTCTGCTGATCCGGATTACAACTCTGGGGCGGGTGGTGGTGAGCATGCCAACATGGCCAACCTCGACCTGGTTAGCAGTTTCATCACGGTCAAGCGCGATCAGTACATGACGTTTACCGTGCCGAGGCCGATCAAGCTCGATATCTATGACGATCACGACTGGCAGGGCAGGGAGCCCATCCAGACCATCAATCTCACCTTCCCGGTGGGACCGACGACGGTGATGACGCCCGATATTGTCTGTAATACCACGGCGAGGCGTGACTTCTACAATACGAATGGCGACAGATACCTGCAAAGAGCCATTGAGGCGCCCCGTTGGTGGGCATTCAACTGGGCCGGTGCCGTGAACCGCTATAAAGGTGACGCTGAAGACTATCTCCGCAGGCCGGAGAATATCAAGGAGCGCATAAAGGAGGAGTATGTGGGCGACAACATCCGCTGCTGTGGACGGCTGCGCATCGATGGGCGAACCGATGGTGTTTTTGAGGCTCCCAATCAGTCTGCGAACAACAAGTTTCCCACGGATCAGCAGTTTATTTATGGGGCATCCCCCACCTACAACCTCGTCAAGAACAAGTTTACTGACCGGGACAACCCCAAGGAGCATTATGGGACAGATGTCGTCCGCAGCATCATTCCCAAGTATGGGGACTACCGGCTCATCGCCGCGCGGCGCGTGGTGCCGGGCGACATGTGGGTGCCTCATCCGCTCTGGGACTATAAGGATATTGCGATGGCACATAATCTCACTTCCGCCGATTCGGACAGGGAGCCCGGATTTGATCGCAGTGGCCAGCCAGGCGTGGAAGATGATCCCACCCGACGGCTGGTGAAGAATACCAACCAGGCGGAGAGCTACGAAAACCCCAAGATTCCCGACATGCCGCATACTCCCGAAGCAGCGGCGGCGGCGGCAAGGTACCGCGATTTTGACAATGCCGTGGGACCCACGAGAGATGGTGCCTATATCAACAAGCCGGATGAGGGTAATTTCTCCGCCAGGTACTTCTGGATTCAGAATGCCACGCGGCTGTACAGAAACGCCTACTTCCACAAAACTTGGGAGACGGACTCGGCTGGGGACATGTATTTTACTCCCAACCGGATGATTCAGTCGCCGGTGATGTTTGGTTCCCTCCCCACTGGTGTCTTTGGTGGACAGCCGGGGCCCCAGGCAGATGCAGCTACCCACGGAGTGCCGTGGAGAACGCTGCTGTTCCGGCCTGATGTTACCTACCCGTCCGGCGGCGCCAGCCATGCAGGCATGGTGGTGCCCAGGGATCACTATGTGCTGGATCTCTTCTTCATGCCCGTAGTCGAACCCTACGCCATCAGCGAGCCGCTCTCGGTGGCTGGCAGGATCAACGTGAATTACCAGATTATGCCGTTCACCCACATCCGGCGCGCGACTGGTCTTCATGCCGTCCTTAAGGGCGAGCTGATGAACGCGGTTCCGAAAAAGCAGGGGAAGAATTATCTGAAGGCCAAAGACCCCAACGTGTTTCCTCAGAAATTCTGGGAGGAGAACCGCTCTGACAAGGCGATCCCCAACGATCAGATCCAGTACTTCCATCGCAAGATCAATATTGCGGAAACGCTCAAGCAGCTTGACGAACGGTTCAACCTGTCCACCAAGGCACCTGCCGACGGAAGGGGATTGCTGCGGTCCGCAAGCCAGTTCTGCGAGATTCACCTCATCCCGGCGGATTTGCCCTCGGGCGCCGTCGCGGGCTATGCGAACGCCAATATCAATATCCAGGCGATCAGCAATGATACCACGCGGAAACAGGAGCTGGGTCGCTTCTGGGAGGCGCACGCCTTGACAGGTGATAACATGCGCGAACGTCCGTATGCGAACATCTATCCCCGGATCACATCGCGCACAAACACCTTCCGGGTGCACGTGCGGGCCCAGTCCATCCGGAAGGCTCGTTCCACGGATCCCGCGGTGTTTGTTCCCGAGGCGGACTCAGTGCTGAGCGAATATCGTGGTTCTACCCTGATCGAACGTTACATTGATCCGAATGATACTCGCATTCCGGAGTATGCAGATGGTACGAATCCGCTTGGCAAGCCGCCCCTTGATTCGTTCTACCGCTTCCGCGTGCTGGAGAACAAGCGCTTTGTTCCGTGA
- the vccB gene encoding Verru_Chthon cassette protein B encodes MNPFLKSITRRFRKGGFSLPEVTIAVGITALGIVAILGLLPQGYDMAMKTSQLTAESRIVQQITGEFNTGDWSEMDRAGGAGNRWFDDQGLETNSRSDLGLSYVVRVEVPSPDVQLPGSTASGGMEKNLRRIIIKVAASTNPDYPFTDSRRFSTITAFVAKTN; translated from the coding sequence ATGAATCCTTTTCTTAAATCGATTACCCGACGTTTCCGGAAGGGGGGCTTCTCCCTGCCAGAAGTCACCATCGCCGTGGGGATCACCGCCTTGGGCATTGTGGCTATCTTGGGACTGCTCCCGCAGGGCTATGACATGGCCATGAAGACCTCCCAGCTGACTGCTGAGAGTCGCATCGTCCAGCAGATCACGGGAGAATTCAATACGGGGGATTGGTCGGAGATGGACCGGGCAGGAGGCGCTGGCAACCGATGGTTCGACGATCAGGGGCTGGAAACGAATAGTCGTTCGGATCTAGGCCTCTCTTATGTGGTGAGAGTGGAGGTGCCCTCACCGGATGTGCAGCTCCCTGGTTCCACCGCGAGTGGCGGAATGGAAAAGAACCTTCGCCGGATCATCATCAAGGTGGCTGCTTCTACCAATCCTGATTATCCCTTTACCGACTCGCGACGTTTTTCCACCATCACGGCTTTTGTCGCAAAAACCAACTAA
- the vccC gene encoding Verru_Chthon cassette protein C, whose amino-acid sequence MTHFASMVPHRGSSRPQAASRAFTLVELLVSMTVLTILLLIVTNVISETQKAWSQASSRVSQFREARAAFDVLTRNISQATLNTYWDYKRSNPNDIAEVPSKYERTSELSFIVGQGSALLRNSSNSQNVSSHAIFFQAPLGNTQEGENANLTNLLCARGYYVLYGNDAPFLPGFLPANYAKNRFRLMEYSPTAETNRIYADGFRPTDSNNSSVWFERDAMAPISATETAANRSPARPIAENIIALIISPRVSPKEAGSVDPTYIAPFYDYDSTKRANQSAQSPDGQGTQHLIPPLLEVTMVALDGPSAEKLELQTHSPNFVSEAGAAFTNANSYQGDIQALEDELIKRRLNFRVFRATIPMRSSKWSL is encoded by the coding sequence ATGACACATTTTGCAAGCATGGTGCCGCACCGCGGCAGTTCCAGGCCCCAAGCGGCGAGTCGTGCCTTCACCCTTGTGGAACTCCTCGTTTCCATGACGGTGCTGACGATTCTTCTCCTGATCGTGACCAATGTCATCAGTGAGACACAGAAGGCATGGAGCCAGGCATCTTCACGCGTTTCCCAGTTCCGTGAAGCTCGCGCGGCCTTTGACGTCCTTACCCGAAATATCAGCCAGGCGACCCTGAATACGTATTGGGATTACAAGCGTTCCAATCCGAACGACATCGCGGAGGTTCCTTCGAAATACGAGCGGACGTCAGAGCTTTCCTTCATCGTGGGCCAGGGGTCAGCTTTGCTGCGCAATTCGTCAAATTCGCAGAATGTCTCCTCTCATGCTATTTTCTTTCAGGCACCACTTGGCAATACTCAGGAGGGCGAAAACGCCAACCTGACCAATTTGCTCTGCGCCAGGGGCTACTACGTGTTGTATGGAAATGACGCTCCGTTTCTTCCCGGATTCTTGCCTGCCAACTATGCCAAAAACCGGTTCAGGTTGATGGAATATTCGCCCACGGCGGAGACAAATCGTATCTACGCTGACGGGTTCCGGCCTACCGACTCAAACAATAGCAGCGTCTGGTTTGAGAGGGACGCCATGGCTCCGATCTCGGCGACTGAAACCGCTGCCAATCGTAGTCCTGCAAGGCCCATTGCTGAGAACATCATTGCGCTGATCATATCACCCCGCGTTTCACCGAAAGAGGCAGGAAGCGTGGATCCGACGTACATTGCGCCGTTCTACGATTATGACTCCACCAAGAGAGCTAATCAGTCGGCTCAGTCGCCAGATGGTCAAGGTACTCAACACCTGATACCACCGCTGCTGGAGGTCACGATGGTGGCGCTTGATGGGCCGTCGGCTGAGAAGCTCGAGTTGCAGACGCACTCGCCGAATTTTGTCTCTGAGGCCGGGGCTGCGTTTACCAACGCGAACTCCTACCAGGGGGATATTCAGGCCTTGGAGGACGAGCTTATCAAACGCCGCCTGAACTTCCGGGTCTTTCGTGCCACCATCCCCATGCGCTCTTCCAAGTGGAGCCTGTAG
- the vccD gene encoding Verru_Chthon cassette protein D, which yields MSARIRGGFTLIEMLVVITIIGLLIALTVPALTRTMEANRLTSAGEGFTNRISQAQQLAAARNKRMQVWFIRSSSTDSIDNTNAFRSYAICEVPSDGTQAKIIAGPFPVETGIVIADSATLSPLVTGPMIPVPEQMSPAPDARASVVELAPDGGMKKMKSGANGLVGEDTPLANCFLTFVKDIPSELSASVPTNFYTVQIDPFTSRARTFRPTF from the coding sequence ATGAGCGCTCGCATTCGTGGAGGCTTCACGCTCATCGAAATGCTGGTGGTGATCACCATCATCGGACTTCTTATTGCCTTAACAGTGCCGGCTCTGACCCGCACGATGGAGGCCAATCGCCTGACATCGGCGGGAGAAGGTTTCACCAATCGTATTTCCCAAGCCCAGCAATTGGCTGCAGCGAGAAACAAGCGCATGCAGGTGTGGTTTATCCGGTCCTCGTCGACAGACTCCATTGACAATACGAACGCCTTCCGCTCGTACGCCATCTGTGAGGTTCCTTCAGACGGCACCCAGGCGAAAATTATCGCCGGTCCCTTTCCGGTGGAGACGGGAATTGTGATCGCTGACTCGGCAACTTTGTCACCGCTGGTGACGGGCCCCATGATTCCCGTGCCTGAGCAGATGTCTCCGGCTCCCGACGCCAGAGCATCCGTCGTTGAGCTTGCACCGGACGGTGGCATGAAAAAGATGAAGAGCGGTGCCAATGGGCTCGTGGGCGAGGACACGCCTCTGGCCAACTGCTTCCTCACGTTTGTGAAGGATATTCCTTCGGAGCTATCGGCTTCCGTGCCTACGAACTTCTACACCGTCCAAATCGATCCTTTCACGTCTCGCGCACGGACCTTCCGCCCAACTTTTTAG
- a CDS encoding HTTM domain-containing protein, whose translation MESPKYRSLRERLFAPVDIAFLVFFRLGFAGIMLWEVYRYFSLGRIKPYYIEEGFRFKYYGFGWIEPWPGDGMYWHFYAMGAFLVCMLVGFCYRVAALLFACAFTYMFLLDQAYYLNHFYLVCLISFLMVLVPAHRAWSVDAWLRPRLRSQTVPTWSLWLLRAQIGIVYFYGGLAKMGPDWLRGEPMREWLADRAGKFPAFGHYFFEEWVVYGFAYGGMLFDLLVVPLLLWKPTRWLGFLWALSFHLINNQLFNIGIFPWFMLCATLIFLPPDFPKRIWRFLVRWFPILFLGKKVEPHIATPASPSNLSAAIGDSGSWTLGRRVLVTFLGLYLLAQCLIPFRHLLYPGDVNWTEEGHRFSWRMKLRGKDGGAVFKVVQPSTGRFWEFHPEGNLTLKQVEEMAGRPDMVLQFAHHLAWAFGKKGYGEVEVYANVMVSLNGREPELMIDPKVDLAKVKRSLAHNTWILPLKGELPKPQPNRRANYVYEQKEAAE comes from the coding sequence ATGGAATCTCCAAAGTACCGCAGCTTGCGTGAGCGCCTATTTGCGCCGGTGGACATTGCATTCCTGGTGTTCTTCCGACTGGGCTTTGCCGGAATCATGCTTTGGGAGGTGTATCGCTACTTCAGCCTGGGCAGGATCAAGCCGTACTACATCGAAGAAGGTTTTCGCTTCAAATACTACGGCTTCGGATGGATTGAGCCCTGGCCGGGCGATGGGATGTACTGGCATTTTTATGCCATGGGGGCGTTCTTGGTGTGCATGCTTGTGGGCTTTTGCTATCGGGTGGCAGCTCTTCTTTTTGCCTGTGCCTTCACCTATATGTTCCTGCTGGATCAGGCATATTATCTCAATCACTTCTACCTGGTCTGCCTGATTTCGTTTCTCATGGTGCTGGTGCCGGCGCACCGTGCGTGGTCGGTGGATGCGTGGCTCAGGCCGCGGCTTCGCTCGCAGACCGTTCCTACGTGGAGTTTATGGCTATTGCGTGCCCAGATTGGCATCGTGTATTTCTACGGAGGGCTGGCGAAGATGGGGCCCGACTGGCTCCGAGGAGAGCCCATGCGCGAGTGGCTCGCGGATCGTGCGGGAAAATTCCCCGCTTTTGGACACTACTTTTTTGAAGAATGGGTAGTCTATGGTTTTGCGTACGGCGGGATGCTATTCGACCTGCTTGTGGTACCGCTCCTTTTGTGGAAGCCGACTCGCTGGCTGGGATTTCTGTGGGCTCTTTCGTTCCATCTCATCAACAACCAGCTCTTCAACATCGGGATCTTTCCGTGGTTCATGCTGTGCGCCACGCTCATTTTCCTGCCACCGGATTTCCCGAAACGCATCTGGAGGTTTCTGGTCCGCTGGTTTCCCATCCTTTTCCTCGGGAAGAAAGTGGAGCCTCACATTGCGACGCCTGCTTCTCCCTCAAATCTATCTGCTGCCATTGGGGATTCGGGTTCATGGACCCTGGGACGGCGCGTCCTGGTGACATTCCTCGGGCTGTATCTACTCGCGCAGTGCCTCATTCCATTCCGCCACCTGTTATACCCGGGCGATGTGAACTGGACGGAGGAGGGGCATCGCTTTTCCTGGCGGATGAAGCTTCGGGGCAAGGATGGAGGGGCAGTTTTCAAGGTAGTGCAGCCGTCCACGGGGCGCTTCTGGGAGTTTCATCCCGAGGGGAACCTGACGCTGAAGCAGGTGGAGGAGATGGCGGGGCGCCCAGATATGGTCTTGCAGTTCGCGCATCATCTCGCCTGGGCGTTTGGAAAGAAGGGCTACGGCGAGGTCGAGGTATACGCGAACGTGATGGTGTCGTTGAACGGCCGGGAACCTGAGCTGATGATCGATCCCAAGGTGGACCTCGCGAAGGTGAAACGGAGCCTCGCGCACAACACCTGGATTCTTCCCCTGAAAGGAGAGCTTCCCAAGCCCCAACCGAATCGCCGCGCGAACTATGTGTACGAACAGAAAGAGGCGGCGGAGTAG
- a CDS encoding Ig-like domain-containing protein, with protein MKRALLSCALALGWCWPAFAGEPSPAPLPPPPQLSSIHPSGSALPANHLKFYLHFSEPMQQGVFLQHCSVMDADGKVVPEPFRETELWSEDGLRLTLWFHPGRQKTGVNLNVEIGPVLVPGKRCKLIISGAWKSERGVPLGKDVEKSFFVTERTTQQLNIADWKITPPAAGTRQPLQVKFPAPLDHALLQRCLHVSSDAGTALPGTTTTTAGEQVWTFTPDSPWKAGTLSLQADSFLEDLAGNSLARPFEVNLQGPAPRKVPPVVSTSFLVRP; from the coding sequence TCCCGCCCCTCTGCCGCCACCGCCCCAGTTGAGCAGCATTCATCCCAGCGGCTCCGCGCTGCCCGCGAATCACCTGAAGTTCTACCTGCACTTCAGCGAGCCCATGCAGCAAGGTGTCTTCCTGCAGCACTGCAGCGTGATGGATGCCGATGGCAAGGTGGTGCCTGAGCCCTTCCGTGAAACCGAGCTTTGGTCCGAAGACGGCCTGCGTCTCACGCTGTGGTTCCACCCCGGCCGACAGAAGACCGGCGTGAACCTCAACGTCGAAATCGGCCCCGTGCTCGTGCCGGGCAAACGCTGCAAACTCATCATCAGCGGCGCGTGGAAGTCCGAGCGCGGCGTGCCCTTGGGCAAGGATGTGGAGAAGTCCTTCTTCGTCACCGAGCGCACCACGCAACAGCTCAACATCGCCGATTGGAAAATCACCCCGCCCGCCGCTGGCACGCGGCAGCCCCTGCAGGTGAAATTCCCCGCGCCGCTCGACCACGCGCTTCTCCAGCGCTGCCTTCACGTTTCCAGCGACGCCGGCACCGCCCTCCCCGGCACCACCACGACCACCGCTGGTGAGCAGGTGTGGACCTTCACTCCAGACAGCCCCTGGAAAGCCGGAACGCTTTCACTCCAGGCAGACTCCTTTCTGGAAGACCTCGCCGGGAACTCCCTCGCACGCCCCTTTGAAGTGAACCTCCAGGGACCTGCGCCCCGCAAAGTCCCGCCAGTGGTCTCCACGTCGTTTCTGGTGAGGCCCTGA